AGCTTACACAGGTCCTTTGGGCTGTGCTTTCAGATTATCACGTGGGCAGAACTTCCCAATAAGGGTTTGTGAAAGCAGCTTAATGGTTCCAGTTTTGTTGATGGCCCCTTGTTGTTGCCCAGTTCTGGACAGTTAAGGCAGTAGGGAAACTCCCCCTGACTGCACACTGCAGGATCAGACCCTGAATGTTCTTTGTTGACATTAGTGTTTCACGCTACTGTATATTGGTGCAGGAAGCTTGATCTAATTTTTTATGACTGAGagtattaatttttaactttagGTTTGTAACGGTTTTGTAGAGTTAAGTCTACATgtataatacataaaaataaaaaatctatatatttatattgttatataacgtgtgtgtgtacatatatatttaaaaataatatctatATATAGGCACATGGTAAAACCCTACTTGATATCAAGAGTTTGTTGGataccataaataaataaataaataaatgcaatcGCAGGGAATGTAAGGTAGTAaagattctttttatttaagttGAAGATTCAAGTTTTAAAACTCTTTTGTTGTTTGTGACTGGCTGTGGTTAAGTTAATAAAACTTAGAACTATAAAATTTGCCCCATGCTAGATGATCAGATGAAGTATATTAGCTAGATAAAAACTGAGTTTGTAGCTGAAAAAACTACCGCCAGAGTTATTATTTGGGGAGTTGTTGCATTACAACAAATCTCATGATCGTATGGTCTTAAGTCTACTTTCACAGTAAGCCTAAAGAATCAGCTGCCAAGCAAGAGGCAGTGACCTGAGGGTTTCTTGTGACCTAGACACTGAGATGATGGAAGTTCTTTGAGGTACTCTGGTTGCTGTCCTTTCTGTGAAGTTCATATATTGCCAGTGCAGTCATTTTCCAACCACTGCTTTCAGTACGGTTGTTCGTTTTCAGTAAATAAGCAACCACAATTGGAATGCAATGTGaaatatggggggaaaaaagaaacatcaagaagaaaatattttaatgtcacTGCTTTTATTAGAGATTTTTTGCTGTGGGCTTAAATGACTGTACAATTATCTTCCTACGGACTTCTGCAAAATTGTGGTATTCATAGAGTGataagaattttcaaaatattctgcaaagATTTGTACTGATTGTTGCTGAGTTACACAACTGCTGATTGTAAAAAAGGATGGGTGTTCATTTTTGCATGCATGATAAGAaggaagtatttaattttccaaGCTTCACACATTATACCGGGAAATGAGACTCCTTGTCACATGATGGCTAATCCAATCATAATAGCTGGCAACTTTTGTATACACTCCAGGGTGACCAGCCTCCCCACAGTTTTCACCCCAACTCACAATACCCCAGACATATGCCACATTTGCTGCATCAAAACAGACCAGAGGTCCTCCTGAATCACCTTTGCAGCTGTCTGTGGAGCCATCATAAGTACCTGaagcaaaagaggaaataaaaagcaaaaataagttCATATACAAAACATGATTTGGCACGCAAAACGGAGCTCCAGGAGGTTTTGCAGGTCCATGCCACTTATTGACATAGGTTTGCAAAATGGTCAGCACTAAAGGAGGTTCCTAATCTCTTTGGTCTGTTacttctcatttatttttaagtccaGGGCCTCTCTTTACATTTGTGCCTGGCCAGAAATCTCCTCATTTGCTTTGAAGTCAGTGATGTGAGTCTTGTTTTACCCTGTGCAATAGAGAAGAATTCATCCATATTGCCTGTTATAGCATTAGAAGTAGTTCATAAAAAgtgaacaaaagcagaaggaaaaatggtaAAAAGATTTGTAGGCTGATTCCTCTGGAAACAAAGCTATCATAATATGAGTATGCCTATGTGTCTGCCTTTGGTGTCCTTTCTACCCAGTAATTCATTGTCCGGTTTCATCTGTACAGAGGCAGAGgcctcaaaattattttctctaccAGCTTTATGAAAAGAGGTGGGCAAGTACCAAAAAGAGAGCATGTGAATGCTGGGATGGGAGGGAGAGCAACTGTCTGTAAGTGTCCTTGCTGCAAGGTCTTGGTCACAGTGTGGACCTTTCGCAACGCCACAGGCACAAGTATGTAGGATTCAGTGCTCTCTATAAGTTTCAGTGCTTATGGAACTACTTGTTCGCAATATTATGCTCATGAAAAAATGAACTGAGTGAAGGATGTGATAGAAACTGCTGCAGAGCTAGAGTATGATTTATGTTTTGTCCTATATACTCATAAAAGTTTATTAATTTCTAACACCCTTACTATAATTTTCTGCTTGGTTGTTTGATGCAGTATGAAGGAACCCATACTAAGCATGAGTctccatgtttttaaaaatgtaacctCTTTCTTGAATCGCTACATTACTGATAGTTTTGTGAACTTCTCAGAGTTGGAATTACTAATCCtataaaacaagattttattGCCTTTACTCAGtttaattaatatttgcttGTATAACAAACTCCTGTGGATACTAGCTCCTAATTTGGAAGTTTGTATTTGCatcagggaaggaaaactgaCCCCAGATACCCCTTTTCTGATGAAGTCCCATGTGATGCTGTCTTTGTTCCTTCCTCATAAAGTGTGATCACTTAAAATACATTGAAGGTCAAGGAGTTTAATTATGGAACTTGCACAGTAGACAAACCCAATATCTTACAAAAGTCATGCTGAATTTATCACAAATCAGTCGGCTTgtagatttgtttgtttggtgttggctttttttgttaaGTAGTTTGTTTAAAcattgcctttgctttttgttttaaagaacagttgAAACTATCTGCCTGTAAGGTGAATACCCATTGCTCTTTTAGTCATGTATTTGGCAATACCTTTCATTACTTGAGAAGCAAAAAATGTGTATTCAGGATCCTTATTTTAGTGCTAGGAGTGACAACTAGTTTCCTGGCCAGACTAATCTTAGTTTGAAAAGTTAATCATGTTtttcctggggtgctgtgtGGTAGTAGCAAATGTCTAAGCAGATGAACAGTCACGTTCTAGTCAATGGGACTACTAATGGGCTCTAAGACAGCCATTTGCTTAAATATATTGCTGAATCAGAATCAAATATAGTCAAGGTAGGAAGTTCAGTGGGCTGTAAAGTGCTTGTGTATTTAGAAAACATAACGCGGAATGCATGCTGAAATTTGCCCACATAATCATAGAAACTTGGCATACTGTCaacttaattctttttataATAGATGTATAAAGGTGGATACGCTCCAATGGCTAGCATTTTGCTAATGCTGATACTGTGGCAATCGGTTTATTGTCTTTCCCAAGTCTAAAAGATTTCCAGCCAGTATGTCTGACCTTATAAGCAGTGAGTTTGATGATAGAGAAATTATAGTAAGAAAATTAATGCTTGCCTGCACATGCCATTCGTTTAAAAAATCGTCCTGGATACAATTCAGAacaattctgaaataaattaacattgCCCCACTTGAGGACATATTGTTTGGTATAacctagaaaagaaaagaataaacttttctaaattaaaaatgctaagTACATGACAGACACTTTAAATATCATAAATTGAAAGTTATATGTTGGCTTATCTACAGAATATAATCTTCAATATTATAAACCAGATACCTTGAACTGCTACTAACACCCCATATGAATTGCAGTACATAGGccatatatttcaaaataaaagcagagtgGTTTAATTGGAGTGTTAAATACGGTACTTTCATTTTGTATCATTTTcaccctttcctttccttgtcttcctcagttttttcctgtgttttccatATCAAGGTTTTCAGACACTGGGAAACTGGTATATTGTTTTCTATGACACTGAGATGTGGCTCTGATCATCCTTGTTACCTTTTTTCTAATGTCTTTTGGGGATGAGTGGACCAAATATTGCAGATACAGATGAACTATGTATTCACAAGTTTAAGGAGGTTCTCTGTTTCACACTCTGTCCGTTTGCTAGTAATTCCCAACTTTGCATTTACTTTATGGACTGCTACTGAGTATGGACAGGAGAACCCTCACAAGCAGCATGCGGTAGCTCCAACGCCAAGCTATAATCACTGTGATACAAAACAAACGCTTTCCAAATCTTTGAAAGCTTGATTACATTTAGCTTCTCTGTCTCTGTGCAACCTTCTCTGAGCTGAACGCAAACACGGCTGAGACAAGATCTGCCAAGTTTTGTAACTGTTGGCTGCAGCTCAGATCCTCTTGGGCAGGGGGCAGTGGATGGGCTGCGGCTATGGGCCACCGTGAGCTACTAACTGCCACTTGTAAATATTGCTATTGGGTCTCCACAGCTAATATACATCTTAGATTGGCAGAAGGAACATTTCTTATTATCAGGGTAGTTTTCAACCAGGGGTGTCCTCCAGATCAATTTACAAAGTGGCTgaaacagcagaggaagcagtacagaaaaaagaacCAACAGGACAGCCGAATGTCAAACCACAGCCTATGTTTTCTGTACTGAGTGCTTTGTGCACAACTACGCTTCagccttttcaaaacaaaagctcaCTGCAACTGGAAAACACTGGTTTATACACAAAGATATTCCTGTAGTAAGCACTAAAGCAAATACCTTTCTCTAGTCCCCATCCAGAAACCTTGCATGTGTCACCAGTCTTGAACATATACTCTGACCAGGGGATACAGGCAGGTATGATGTTTTCCAGGGAGCATCTTCCTTTCCCAAAACCTTTCAGCTCCAGCAGAGCAATGTCATTTTCATAAGTTGATGCATTATATTTTTCATGGATTATCACTTGGTTTAGTCTTAAAGTGTTTGTCTCTTTGTCATACATTATTGTATCCAATAGTCCAATCCAGATGCGGTATAGATGAACTCGATTTgctctagaaaaaaacccagtaaaataaaatatgttttgataCTTAACACAAGCACTGTACATTTCAACTAGCTGTAAACCTTTGCATTCTATCAAAGTTTCTCTAGAATAAAAAATCATATTGTATACATATAGTTTCTTTCTGGACTTGACGTCCAGGTTTTTCTGAAGCGTAGCAAATGCAAGGCAGCTGACACTTACTGCTAAGTACTGCaactaatacagaaaaaaatattaaaggccAGCCTCTGTGTTTAGTGCTGTGACATGGAGAAAACGGGCATTTATGCTTCTCTGATCTCAGGTGAAAGAAGAGTGAGCAGATGTGGGTGGGATGCTAGGAGTGGCAAATATTCCCTGTCTGCTCTTGCTTGTTCTGGGGAATATGTGACATTGTCAGAGGACAGATTCTGGACTTCCCTCAGGTGGAgatggggaaaagaggaggaagccAGTCCCTTGGATCTCCCTTTCAGGCAAAGTGGTTACAGTGAATCTTTCCTGCCTGCCTACTATATGACTGAACAATGCCATGTCTCTTCAAACTCATCGTTACTTTTTCATCTTTCTATTCACTGCCAAAATGTTGTACTTTCTCTGAATCTTCCCCATCAATGTGGCTGAGTAAGTGTTTCAAATTGTTTTATTCCATAGGCAAATAGCAATTAGCAAAGAGGTAGCTGAGAAGGGCAATAATATCCAAATCATCTTTCTGCATTGCAAGAAGGAAATAAGTTCccagtttgttgtttttaccTGACGCAGTGCGCAGCAGTCAGAATCCAACAGCCACCAATATAAATGCCTCCACAGTACACTGTTGCACCTTCACTGCCGGTTTCTTTAATTGCCACTTGCCAAGGGAATTCACCCTGTTCAAGCAACAAACATCCAAATAATGTGAAATCATAATAATTGTACTATTTTTAGTGcatgaaggaaaacacactTCTTGGTATCACCTCATCTCCTTGACCGTATCTGattgtaaataaaaaatctgcATTCCAGAAATTGTGAATTGGGCTCCATCTAATTTAAAGGATATATATTCTAAAACGCATTAATTTTGTTCAATATTCTGACTTCATGTGATGCCTTGTTCCTTCCAGCTTTCTGTCATGAAAAGCTTTTGTAGCCAGAGAAACAGATATAGAATCCAACCTGGTAGGACTGAGTATAGCATTTTTTACTGTATTCTCTTTCAAATGCACaaatttaaattccattttgtCAGAACTGTTAGTACTAGCTATAGTATTAAGTATTTTGCTGAATCATTTCCAATGTGTACTTGTACTGTAATGTCTTAATTTTGTAACTccatattttactttataaacTGTGTTTCTCTTTACTTTCATTCAGTGTAATGCCACTACTGctgcaaaacctgaaattaGCATTGTAGctgattttgttatttctgtacattttaaCAGAAGGACAAAAATACCCATTCACATTGATGCTGAATGGACTCATATGTGGTAAGGTTAgtattttttacctttcttgCAGTCTTTCCACCTATGATTCTTTTCCGTCGAGATGATGTATAGTTTGTAAGACCGCAGTGTACTTGGGGAAGAAGTGActttatcatttttctttctttaacataaaggaaaaatgtgtctCAGAACTCAGGCATCCATTCTCTTTATCTGGAGACAGGTTTATCTTTATCTTGAAAATTTGAGTGCTGTGAATATGCCACAGCTGAAGTAGCAGGAAAGCAAAGACCAAAAATTTTggcatctgcttttgctttaaaaattgcttGTGTCTTAGCATCACATTACTTCTCTCCATTTTCCACTTCTGCTTGCATTcaggcaaataattttaaatcagtcCCCCCAGATTTCCTGAGCATTTACCTCCACCAGTTGCTAAAACATGCAGATGTGGATCCTCAGCCAGGATGAATTGTTACGGCATTCTTGAAATTAGTGGAAAGCAAGACAAATAGTAAGCCCCAGAGTGTATATTACTAAATCACAAAGTCCAAACATCTGAGTTCTGGATCCCGCCAGCTGGCTGGTAGCTGGAAAGCCACTAATAAGAGAGTATCACaccacagaatggttggggttggaagggacctctggagatcatctagtccaaccccctgctaaagcaggttcacctacagcaggttgcacagaatcgcgtccaggtggggtttgaatgtctccagagaaggagacttcacagcctctctgggcagcctgtgtcagtgctccatcaccctcaaggtaaagacgttcttcctcatattcaggtggaacctCCCGTGTTTCACTTTGTGCACATTGCCCCTTCTCCTGTCAGTGGGCACCGCTGAaaggagcctggccccatcctcttgacactcgcccttaagattTGTATGCATTGacaagatcccctctcagtcttcccttggctaaacaggcccagctccctcagcctttcctcacaagggagatgctccagtcccctcatcatctttgtagccctaAGCAGCTGTATGTTGCTGTTTTTGGACGATTAGTTACACTTACCTTCATCCATACTGTGATTTTCAGCACCTTTGTCTTTGCCTGtagcagaataataaaatactaaaaatattgaTAAACGTTTAAATGTCTTCTGCTGCTTGAATATAAGTGTGTGTGCCAAAATTGTGGTACACATTTGAAATACATAAGGGCACACCATTTCACATGGACAGCAAGACTCTCTCCATCTGATGCCTGCTGTTTCCTCTCCTACTAGGCACTGTTTGGCTGCCTCAGCCTACAAATGACCTATTTCCAGCAGATACCCATTCGTTACAAGATGACATCCACCCTGCTTTCCAGGCATAGGGAGCCCTCCTGCAAAGAAACCCCGAGAGACggcctttttgttttgttggttttcaaTCTCTAAAGTGGTAATCCCATTCTCCTCCAGAAGGAAACGGCAGAAATTCTTCCTGCTGCCCCATCAACCTGTTGGCACTTTCTAAAGCCCAAAGGATCATTAGgtaacaggattttttttttccagtttaggTGATGCTGTTGTATACTGTGTGCCTCCTTTAACAGGGTAAGGGAGGGTATTCAACATGAGAGGTAAATTGGATGTTTCCTGAATCTGGTTTGTCAGCTTTTATTCAAACAAAATGCCCATTGAACTCAGTTCCTAAAGGGAGGGTTGGGTCTGCTCTCATGTTACTGCCAGTAATGTTTACATTTAGAGTTCAGTTTACCCTTACCAATAGTGTTTACTTTTTGGCTTTAGACTTTGTCTCTTATCAGAGCAATGAAAAATGTtctaatttcaaaacaaaacaaagtcttTTCAACAGTGAGGGAAACATCACAGAGGAATTATTATATTTACAAGCTAGCTGAATCTTTCATCTGTGAGGAAAATAttcctgcctgctctgtctATACTTTCTTCACAAATTGGGGATAGCAGCGTGATAGATGGTCACGTAAGCAAAAGACATAATCTGGTTTAAGCCTCCCGAAACGTTatctgtttcttccttcctttataTTTCTTGCTATTCTTTTCTAGAAGGGAGGAAAATTACATAACCTTTTCTTCCTACTGCACATAACAAAACATCATGAAGACTAGAACTTGCatccattttggttttgctaatCTGTTAAATAATGTAATAATATGCATTGTGTAGTCTCTAGTTATAACTGAGCATAATGAAAGGAATGAAACAAATAACATCTTTCAGAAGCAAACCTGCACAAAGAATTCGAGCTTCATCCTCTCCTGTGAGGCAGTCAATTTCCTTGTTACAGACATTCTTATTTGGAATACAGATATTTGACCGACAGTGGAAACTGTTGTCTCTGCACTCTGTAACACAAGAGAACTACATCTGTAAATCACAGGATCATATGGTTCAGCAACTTCACGTAGTTagagagctttttaaaatataaacacaatATAGTATTCCTGTTATGGGGAAC
The Falco rusticolus isolate bFalRus1 chromosome 1, bFalRus1.pri, whole genome shotgun sequence genome window above contains:
- the CFI gene encoding complement factor I isoform X2, encoding MRMIPVFLSLFCFCGSENAASNAEENQFHHVEPAQPAKQEMYLIEECLSNQYTHKSCEKVFCNPWERCVEGKCLCKLPYQCPKNGSSVCSTNGKYFYTYCHLKSYECQHPKAKFLHKGKCMPEETFSVSVDHGDSSLLRVKPVNQKNEFFVCDSEWTMNEANVACKHLGFDLGAEYYQANPSITESALNSLHCLQITCRGLETSLAECHIKMKSRDSNEGFVSLQCHENLRVCSNGEFHCVNKKCIPLNKTCDGINDCGDLSDELCCRECRDNSFHCRSNICIPNKNVCNKEIDCLTGEDEARILCAGKDKGAENHSMDEERKMIKSLLPQVHCGLTNYTSSRRKRIIGGKTARKGEFPWQVAIKETGSEGATVYCGGIYIGGCWILTAAHCVRANRVHLYRIWIGLLDTIMYDKETNTLRLNQVIIHEKYNASTYENDIALLELKGFGKGRCSLENIIPACIPWSEYMFKTGDTCKVSGWGLEKGYTKQYVLKWGNVNLFQNCSELYPGRFFKRMACAGTYDGSTDSCKGDSGGPLVCFDAANVAYVWGIVSWGENCGEAGHPGVYTKVASYYDWISHHVTRSLISRYNV
- the CFI gene encoding complement factor I isoform X3 — translated: MRMIPVFLSLFCFCGSENAASNAEENQFHHVEPAQPAKQEMYLIEECLSNQYTHKSCEKVFCNPWERCVEGKCLCKLPYQCPKNGSSVCSTNGKYFYTYCHLKSYECQHPKAKFLHKGKCMPEETFSVSVDHGDSSLLRVKPVNQKNEFFVCDSEWTMNEANVACKHLGFDLGAEYYQANPSITESALNSLHCLQITCRGLETSLAECHIKMKSRDSNEGFVSLQCHENLRVCSNGEFHCVNKKCIPLNKTCDGINDCGDLSDELCCRECRDNSFHCRSNICIPNKNVCNKEIDCLTGEDEARILCAERKMIKSLLPQVHCGLTNYTSSRRKRIIGGKTARKGEFPWQVAIKETGSEGATVYCGGIYIGGCWILTAAHCVRANRVHLYRIWIGLLDTIMYDKETNTLRLNQVIIHEKYNASTYENDIALLELKGFGKGRCSLENIIPACIPWSEYMFKTGDTCKVSGWGLEKGYTKQYVLKWGNVNLFQNCSELYPGRFFKRMACAGTYDGSTDSCKGDSGGPLVCFDAANVAYVWGIVSWGENCGEAGHPGVYTKVASYYDWISHHVTRSLISRYNV
- the CFI gene encoding complement factor I isoform X1, with amino-acid sequence MRMIPVFLSLFCFCGSENAASNAEENQFHHVEPAQPAKQEMYLIEECLSNQYTHKSCEKVFCNPWERCVEGKCLCKLPYQCPKNGSSVCSTNGKYFYTYCHLKSYECQHPKAKFLHKGKCMPEETFSVSVDHGDSSLLRVKPVNQKNEFFVCDSEWTMNEANVACKHLGFDLGAEYYQANPSITESALNSLHCLQITCRGLETSLAECHIKMKSRDSNEGFVSLQCHENLRVCSNGEFHCVNKKCIPLNKTCDGINDCGDLSDELCCRECRDNSFHCRSNICIPNKNVCNKEIDCLTGEDEARILCAGLLLKGKDKGAENHSMDEERKMIKSLLPQVHCGLTNYTSSRRKRIIGGKTARKGEFPWQVAIKETGSEGATVYCGGIYIGGCWILTAAHCVRANRVHLYRIWIGLLDTIMYDKETNTLRLNQVIIHEKYNASTYENDIALLELKGFGKGRCSLENIIPACIPWSEYMFKTGDTCKVSGWGLEKGYTKQYVLKWGNVNLFQNCSELYPGRFFKRMACAGTYDGSTDSCKGDSGGPLVCFDAANVAYVWGIVSWGENCGEAGHPGVYTKVASYYDWISHHVTRSLISRYNV